The following are encoded in a window of Amaranthus tricolor cultivar Red isolate AtriRed21 chromosome 2, ASM2621246v1, whole genome shotgun sequence genomic DNA:
- the LOC130805873 gene encoding protein IQ-DOMAIN 23-like, translating to MAISKPSKWFNKLFRRNRRHKNPSPLPPSPTTATDITALAKIDDVVIDTNKHAIAVAAATAAVAEAALAAAKAAAEVVRLTTNGPSTLGHVSKRWSLEYSAAVKIQSAFRGYLARRALKALKGLVKLQALVRGHFVRKQSTDMFRRLQALVRVQDRACANRALSIDSPIRDKSEKLEDSPIVKRCGSTRSNGNKLSGTNWVDNWIEAGSTLSSPNPIKIVRSEDEKFDKILEVDSWKPHSKPKKTRNQSFRPRHPVHNITVEDYHNRSFAASDYLARYCVNNDFRKPNENPSIDDVASLKSLQFPFQACPTAESTSPPDQAYLQADPRAFGSSRRSPKTPLRYEYATSRKFENIGFASFASPSYMANTESSRAKSRSHSVPRQRGDIFTEKQTSIKRSLNAFWQSKTIKKNSDPFANL from the exons ATGGCCATCTCTAAGCCTTCAAAGTGGTTCAATAAGCTCTTTCGCCGTAACCGCCGCCATAAAAATCCATCCCCTCTACCACCCTCCCCCACCACCGCCACCGACATCACCGCACTCGCCAAGATCGACGATGTCGTTATTGACACCAATAAACATGCAATAGCGGTGGCGGCGGCCACGGCAGCCGTAGCAGAAGCTGCTCTTGCGGCGGCAAAAGCGGCTGCCGAGGTTGTCCGGCTTACTACAAATGGACCATCCACATTAGGACACGTCAGTAAAAGATGGTCGTTAGAGTATTCAGCTGCTGTTAAGATTCAGTCCGCTTTTCGAGGTTACCTG GCAAGAAGGGCTCTAAAAGCACTAAAGGGATTGGTTAAACTTCAAGCTCTTGTAAGAGGCCATTTTGTTAGAAAACAAAGCACAGATATGTTCCGTCGCTTGCAAGCCTTGGTGCGAGTCCAGGACCGAGCTTGTGCTAATCGTGCACTAAGCATAGATTCGCCAATTCGT GACAAAAGTGAAAAACTTGAGGATTCTCCAATTGTAAAG AGATGTGGTTCAACTAGAAGCAATGGCAATAAACTTTCAGGAACAAATTGGGTGGATAATTGGATTGAAGCAGGATCTACACTAAGTAGCCCTAACCCGATCAAGATTGTTCGATCTGAGGATGAAAAATTCGACAAAATCCTAGAAGTTGATAGTTGGAAACCTCACTCGAAGCCCAAAAAAACACGAAACCAATCTTTTCGACCACGACATCCTGTGCACAACATTACAGTCGAAGACTATCATAACCGGAGTTTTGCAGCATCAGATTACCTAGCACGATATTGTGTAAACAATGATTTTCGTAAGCCTAATGAAAACCCGTCTATCGATGATGTTGCTTCTTTGAAATCGTTACAATTCCCCTTTCAAGCATGTCCGACTGCAGAGAGTACTAGTCCTCCTGACCAGGCTTATTTACAAGCTGATCCAAGAGCATTCGGAAGCTCAAGAAGAAGTCCTAAGACACCTTTGAGATATGAATATGCTACAAGTCGAAAATTTGAGAACATTGGATTTGCGAGTTTTGCAAGTCCTAGTTATATGGCTAACACCGAGTCCTCTCGAGCTAAGTCTCGATCTCATAGTGTGCCGAGACAGAGAGGGGATATTTTTACTGAGAAGCAGACTTCTATCAAAAGGTCACTTAACGCGTTTTGGCAATCGAAAACTATTAAAAAGAATTCGGATCCTTTTGCTAACttatga